A window from Pseudomonas frederiksbergensis encodes these proteins:
- a CDS encoding DUF72 domain-containing protein: MAAIHIGISGWRYTPWRGEFYPKGLTHKRELQFASRAVNSIEINGSFYALQRPERYAQWYAETPRGFVFSVKAPRFITHIRRLRDIHKPLANFFASGVLELKEKLGPILWQFPPNFKFNAELFETFLEQLPRNTEEAAALARQHDSHLNGHASLKAYGKKPLRHAIEIRNESFVDPAFIRLLKRHNAALVIADTAGKWPYREDLTSDFVYLRLHGAEELYASGYTPEALKRWGDRIEAWHHGRQPPDPQLIAPRQKPKARKSREVFCYFDNDIKVRAPFDARRLLERFHLDKDLATRPGERAAEGVLS; the protein is encoded by the coding sequence ATGGCGGCGATCCACATCGGCATTTCAGGCTGGCGCTACACGCCCTGGCGGGGGGAGTTCTACCCGAAGGGGCTGACCCACAAACGCGAATTGCAATTCGCTTCACGGGCCGTCAACAGCATCGAAATCAATGGATCGTTTTACGCCCTGCAACGGCCGGAACGGTATGCCCAGTGGTACGCCGAAACCCCGAGGGGCTTCGTTTTCAGCGTCAAAGCCCCGCGCTTCATCACCCACATCAGGCGACTGCGAGACATCCATAAACCCTTGGCGAATTTCTTTGCGTCGGGGGTGCTGGAACTCAAGGAAAAACTCGGCCCGATCCTCTGGCAATTCCCACCCAACTTCAAATTCAATGCCGAGTTGTTCGAGACCTTTCTGGAGCAGTTGCCCCGCAACACCGAAGAGGCCGCCGCCCTCGCCCGCCAGCATGATTCGCACCTGAACGGTCACGCCAGCCTGAAGGCCTATGGAAAAAAGCCTTTGCGCCATGCCATAGAAATCAGAAACGAGAGCTTCGTCGACCCCGCCTTCATCCGCCTGCTCAAACGCCACAATGCTGCGCTGGTTATCGCTGACACCGCCGGTAAATGGCCGTACCGCGAGGACCTCACCAGCGACTTCGTTTACCTGCGCCTGCACGGTGCCGAAGAACTCTATGCCAGCGGTTACACCCCCGAGGCGCTGAAACGCTGGGGCGACCGGATCGAGGCTTGGCACCACGGCCGGCAACCGCCCGACCCGCAGCTGATCGCCCCCCGGCAAAAGCCCAAGGCGCGCAAATCCCGTGAGGTGTTTTGCTACTTCGACAACGACATCAAAGTCCGCGCGCCCTTCGATGCCCGCCGCTTGCTGGAGCGCTTTCACCTGGATAAAGACCTCGCCACCCGCCCCGGTGAACGGGCCGCCGAAGGAGTGCTGTCATGA
- a CDS encoding MFS transporter, producing the protein MPIALLALTLSAFAIGTTEFVIVGLLPTIGADLGVSLPSAGLLVSLYALGVAIGAPVLTALTGKVPRKLLLLSLMVLFTLGNLLAWKAPSYESLIIARIVTGLAHGVFFSIGSTIATSLVPKEKAASAIAIMFTGLTVALVTGVPLGTFIGQHFGWRETFLAVSALGVIAFIGSLLYVPKNIAHSKPASLLQQLQVLKQPRLLLVYAMTAVGYGGSFIAFTFLAPILQDISGFSASTVSLVLLVYGISVAVGNIWGGKLADKRGPISALKIIFALLAAVLFVLTFTAGSPWLALATVLVWGAVAFGNVPGLQVYVVRQAEHHTPHAVDVASGLNIAAFNLGIAGGAWGGGLIVAHMGLIHTAWIGGLVVLVALALTAWSGRLDRLGPAYAESVEGLTRVVTGH; encoded by the coding sequence ATGCCCATTGCCTTGCTCGCGCTGACCCTCAGCGCCTTCGCCATCGGGACGACCGAGTTCGTCATCGTTGGCCTGTTACCCACCATCGGCGCCGACCTTGGCGTCAGCCTGCCGTCCGCCGGCCTGCTGGTCAGTCTCTACGCATTGGGCGTTGCCATCGGCGCCCCGGTGCTGACCGCCCTCACCGGCAAAGTCCCGCGCAAACTGCTGCTGTTGTCGCTGATGGTGCTGTTCACCCTGGGTAACCTGCTGGCCTGGAAAGCGCCGAGTTACGAGTCGCTGATCATTGCGCGGATCGTCACCGGCCTGGCCCACGGGGTGTTCTTCTCGATTGGCTCGACCATCGCCACCAGCCTCGTGCCGAAAGAGAAAGCCGCCAGCGCGATCGCCATCATGTTCACCGGCCTGACGGTGGCCTTGGTGACCGGCGTGCCACTGGGGACGTTCATTGGTCAGCATTTCGGCTGGCGTGAAACCTTCCTCGCGGTGTCCGCCCTGGGGGTGATCGCGTTCATCGGCAGCCTGCTTTACGTGCCGAAAAACATTGCCCACAGCAAACCCGCTTCACTGTTGCAGCAATTGCAGGTGCTCAAGCAACCCCGTCTGCTGCTGGTGTACGCCATGACCGCGGTCGGTTACGGCGGCTCATTCATCGCATTCACCTTCCTGGCACCGATTCTTCAGGACATTTCCGGCTTCAGCGCCAGCACCGTCAGCCTGGTGTTGCTGGTCTACGGCATCTCAGTGGCCGTCGGAAACATCTGGGGCGGCAAACTGGCGGACAAACGCGGCCCGATCAGCGCCCTGAAAATCATCTTCGCCCTGCTTGCCGCCGTGTTGTTCGTACTGACCTTTACCGCTGGCAGCCCATGGCTGGCCCTGGCCACCGTGCTGGTCTGGGGCGCGGTTGCATTCGGCAACGTGCCGGGCCTGCAGGTTTACGTGGTGCGTCAGGCCGAACATCACACCCCGCATGCGGTGGACGTAGCGTCGGGCCTGAACATCGCAGCGTTCAACCTCGGCATCGCCGGTGGCGCGTGGGGCGGTGGCTTGATCGTTGCTCACATGGGCCTGATCCACACTGCATGGATCGGTGGCCTGGTGGTGTTGGTGGCGTTGGCGCTGACCGCGTGGAGCGGTCGTCTTGATCGATTAGGTCCGGCATATGCCGAATCGGTTGAAGGTTTAACCCGAGTAGTCACAGGCCACTGA
- a CDS encoding mechanosensitive ion channel family protein has translation MFKFKTAILLGALAILGSNELEAAAALPGVPATTATPLAHPEPLVQGGLLGAISSSIDQVQGKLDLNEDLLDAWRLRADRAAVEVDQLVNHPSSRSSWSVAGDFLLLSGVWLGVFALLWLLGGLLAKRLCQNRLLLTRERGQALLGYVLPYTVPALISLPLTLYVSHFLQVSAGRALALCFAYATSSGIFAASLLLSLVVLFNAGHKRRAVQLIHQYSPRPLFLMGFLVALSDGLTSPQIARLLGGNLTSSVAVFTGVAASVTFGILVIKMRRPVAHLIRILPLAQRLSQPALREMLRIFSGLWYWPILLMVLVSVINLIGIGDDNQEVLRCALFTTVLLIATVFLSTSLHHLFKSRSELAVRRSSAYKERFLSLSHALLRIALAIVFIDVLGRIWGVSLFEFAVSNSVGRAISDSLSRIGLIFLVTWMVWVVLDTAIQEALKPPVSKRSARQPSTRIKTILPLLRNAIKIILVVICAITTMANLGINVAPFLAGAGVVGLAIGFGSQQLVQDVITGLFIIIEDTLSIGDWVVLDSGHAGTVEGLTIRTLRLRDGKGFVHSVPFGQIKAVTNQSRQFAYAFFSVQFTYDTDVDKAIELIREAGDSIRDDAFLKYNLQGPLDVFGVDKMDLNGVVLTAQFRTVSGGQYAVSRAFNQRLKKLVDNSPWVHFAQTYPQQVLMPRQAVEPLQGDELASEHSSVCLPDQARTQ, from the coding sequence TTGTTCAAGTTCAAGACCGCGATACTACTGGGGGCATTGGCGATTCTGGGCAGCAACGAGCTGGAGGCTGCCGCCGCACTGCCGGGCGTGCCGGCCACCACCGCGACTCCATTGGCCCACCCCGAACCGCTGGTACAGGGTGGTTTGCTGGGGGCGATCAGTTCGAGCATTGATCAAGTCCAGGGGAAACTCGATCTCAACGAGGACCTGCTGGATGCCTGGCGTCTGCGGGCAGACCGGGCCGCGGTTGAGGTGGATCAACTGGTCAATCATCCCTCATCTCGTTCGAGCTGGAGCGTGGCGGGGGATTTCCTGCTGTTGTCCGGCGTGTGGCTTGGCGTTTTCGCGCTGCTCTGGTTGCTTGGCGGTCTGCTCGCCAAACGTCTGTGCCAGAACCGCCTGTTGCTGACTCGCGAGCGCGGTCAGGCGTTACTCGGTTATGTGTTGCCCTACACGGTTCCGGCGCTGATCAGCCTGCCGCTGACGCTGTACGTCAGCCACTTCCTGCAAGTGTCCGCTGGCCGGGCCCTGGCGTTGTGTTTCGCTTATGCCACCAGCAGCGGCATCTTCGCCGCGTCGTTGCTGTTGTCGCTGGTGGTGCTGTTCAACGCTGGCCACAAGCGCCGGGCGGTGCAGCTTATTCATCAGTACAGCCCACGACCGCTGTTTTTGATGGGCTTCCTCGTGGCGCTGAGCGACGGCTTGACCAGCCCGCAGATCGCCCGTCTGCTTGGCGGCAATCTCACCAGCAGCGTCGCGGTGTTCACCGGGGTGGCGGCCTCGGTCACCTTTGGCATTCTGGTGATCAAGATGCGCCGTCCGGTTGCCCATCTGATCCGCATTTTGCCGTTGGCCCAGCGCCTCAGCCAGCCGGCCTTGCGTGAAATGCTGCGGATCTTTTCCGGGCTCTGGTACTGGCCGATTCTGTTGATGGTGCTGGTGTCGGTGATCAACCTGATCGGCATCGGCGATGACAACCAGGAAGTGCTTCGCTGCGCGCTGTTTACTACTGTCTTGCTGATTGCGACGGTGTTTCTCAGTACGTCGCTTCATCATTTGTTCAAGTCGCGCAGTGAGTTGGCCGTGCGTCGCAGCAGTGCCTACAAGGAACGCTTTCTCAGCCTTTCCCACGCGTTGCTGCGCATCGCCCTGGCGATTGTGTTCATCGATGTACTGGGGCGCATCTGGGGGGTGTCGCTGTTCGAATTTGCGGTGAGCAATTCGGTCGGCCGGGCGATCAGTGATTCCCTGAGCCGCATCGGTTTGATTTTCCTGGTGACCTGGATGGTCTGGGTGGTGTTGGACACGGCGATTCAAGAAGCCCTGAAGCCACCCGTCAGCAAACGCTCGGCGCGCCAGCCCAGCACCCGGATCAAAACCATCCTGCCGCTGCTGCGCAACGCGATCAAAATCATTCTGGTGGTGATCTGCGCGATCACCACCATGGCTAACCTGGGGATCAACGTTGCACCTTTTCTGGCCGGTGCCGGTGTCGTGGGGCTGGCCATCGGTTTCGGTTCCCAGCAGCTGGTGCAGGATGTGATCACCGGGTTGTTCATCATCATTGAAGACACGTTGTCGATTGGCGATTGGGTGGTCCTCGACTCTGGCCACGCCGGCACCGTCGAAGGCCTGACCATCCGCACCTTGCGCCTGCGTGACGGCAAGGGCTTTGTGCACTCGGTGCCGTTCGGTCAGATCAAGGCCGTGACCAATCAATCGCGGCAATTCGCCTATGCGTTCTTCTCGGTGCAATTCACTTACGACACCGATGTCGACAAGGCTATCGAGTTGATCCGCGAGGCCGGGGATTCCATCCGCGACGATGCGTTCCTCAAGTACAACCTGCAAGGGCCGCTGGATGTGTTTGGTGTCGACAAGATGGACCTCAACGGCGTGGTGCTGACGGCACAGTTTCGCACCGTGTCGGGAGGGCAATACGCAGTGAGTCGAGCGTTCAACCAGCGTTTGAAAAAGCTTGTGGATAACAGCCCGTGGGTGCATTTCGCGCAGACTTATCCACAGCAGGTGTTGATGCCCCGGCAAGCTGTCGAGCCGCTGCAAGGCGATGAGCTTGCATCGGAGCATTCATCGGTGTGCCTGCCGGATCAGGCGCGCACCCAATAA